In Geminocystis sp. NIES-3708, a single window of DNA contains:
- the polA gene encoding DNA polymerase I, whose amino-acid sequence MTNPLFLIVDGHSLAYRAYYALAKAKKGPLRTSTGIPTGVCFGFLNSLFQIISDYQPQFIAIAFDLREATFRHTADVNYKADRQETPADFTEDIKNLQQLLISLNIKIVTAAGFEADDVIGTLATQAMDEDCQIKILSGDRDLFQLVNDEKQISVLYLERSLGKYEIYDEEAVFAKMKVTPRQIVDYKALCGDKSDSIPGVLGIGEKIASNLLAEYDNLTNIYNNLENIKGAVKTKLINGEKDALHSQYLAQIVTNIDLNLSLVDFRLTGFDNQTIIPLLQELELNSFIKQINNIQEKLGGKLLTITEDKKEDQLSLFSTISTAEVSYETNTIIVDDLDKLEKLIITLKQAQLTAWDTETDGLNTQQSNLIGIGCCWGNSFDNVAYIPINHSQGKQLILEEIKAKLQRFLEDSQYPKTLQNAKFDRLILLNHGINLQGVVFDTMLASYVLQPESSHKLSSLCQQYSLDVIAQDYDSLNLGKNETIADLSIEKTGDYCGLDALATFKLTEILTKELSKFADLQSVFQLELKLEPILAKMEQEGVTIDQEYLQELSQEINQELLKIEAKTYEEVGSFNLASPKQLSELLFDELGLDKRKSTKTKTGYSTNQAILEKLKGDHPIIEYILQHRILAKLKSTYVDSLPTLINPKTNRVHTNYNQTVTATGRLSSSNPNLQNIPIRTAFSRQIRKGFIPKKNWQFLSADYSQIELRILAHLSNEPILISAYQNNLDIHTVTAQLLLEKESITKEERNLGKTINFGVIYGMGAQKFARESNVSVAEAQKFISIYREKYNQVFNYLETMKKEALANGYVTTILGRRRYFHFNDRALDNLKGKDINTIDLSNLKLNNYTAQQLRAAANAPIQGSSADIIKLAMINLDKMLSNYQARLLLQVHDELVFELPLEEIEELTIKIKEIMENIIPLRIPLIVDIHTGNNWMEAK is encoded by the coding sequence ATGACTAATCCTTTATTTTTAATTGTTGATGGGCATTCTTTAGCCTATCGTGCCTATTATGCCTTAGCAAAAGCCAAAAAAGGTCCTCTTCGTACTTCTACTGGTATTCCTACGGGAGTTTGTTTCGGTTTTCTTAACTCTTTATTCCAAATTATCAGTGATTATCAACCTCAGTTTATCGCCATTGCTTTTGACTTGAGAGAAGCAACTTTTCGCCACACTGCTGATGTTAATTATAAAGCCGATCGCCAAGAAACTCCTGCTGATTTTACTGAAGATATTAAGAATTTACAGCAGTTACTTATCAGTTTAAATATTAAAATTGTTACCGCAGCAGGATTTGAAGCTGATGACGTTATTGGTACATTAGCAACTCAAGCAATGGATGAAGATTGTCAAATTAAGATTTTAAGTGGAGATAGAGATTTATTTCAACTTGTCAATGATGAGAAACAAATTAGCGTTTTATATTTAGAGAGAAGTTTAGGTAAATATGAAATTTATGACGAGGAAGCAGTGTTTGCAAAAATGAAAGTAACCCCTCGTCAAATTGTCGATTATAAAGCCTTATGTGGTGATAAATCTGATAGTATCCCCGGAGTGTTGGGAATTGGTGAAAAAATTGCTAGTAATTTATTAGCTGAATACGATAATTTAACTAACATTTATAATAACTTAGAAAATATCAAAGGGGCAGTTAAAACTAAGTTAATTAATGGGGAAAAAGACGCTTTACATTCTCAATATTTAGCCCAAATAGTAACGAATATTGACCTTAATTTATCTTTGGTAGATTTTAGATTAACAGGTTTTGATAATCAAACAATTATTCCTCTTTTACAAGAATTAGAATTGAATAGTTTTATAAAACAAATTAATAATATTCAAGAAAAATTAGGAGGAAAGCTATTAACTATCACTGAAGATAAAAAAGAAGATCAATTATCTTTATTTAGTACTATTTCGACAGCAGAAGTTAGCTATGAAACTAATACTATTATCGTTGATGATCTTGATAAATTAGAAAAATTAATTATTACTCTTAAACAAGCACAATTAACTGCTTGGGATACGGAAACTGATGGTTTAAATACTCAGCAATCTAATTTAATTGGTATTGGTTGCTGTTGGGGAAATTCTTTTGATAATGTAGCTTATATTCCCATTAATCATAGTCAAGGAAAACAGTTAATCTTAGAAGAAATTAAAGCAAAATTACAACGTTTTTTAGAAGATTCTCAATATCCTAAAACACTGCAAAATGCTAAATTCGATCGCCTTATATTGCTTAATCATGGCATAAATCTTCAAGGAGTTGTCTTTGATACTATGTTAGCCAGTTATGTTTTACAGCCTGAATCTAGCCACAAATTAAGCAGTTTATGCCAACAATATTCTTTAGATGTAATTGCTCAAGATTATGATAGTTTAAACTTAGGTAAAAACGAGACTATTGCTGATTTAAGTATTGAAAAAACTGGTGATTATTGTGGATTAGATGCTTTAGCTACTTTCAAATTAACAGAGATTTTAACTAAAGAATTATCTAAATTTGCTGATTTACAATCTGTATTTCAATTAGAGCTAAAGTTAGAACCAATTTTAGCAAAAATGGAACAAGAAGGAGTAACAATTGATCAAGAATATTTACAGGAATTATCTCAGGAAATTAACCAAGAATTACTTAAAATTGAAGCAAAAACTTACGAAGAAGTTGGCTCATTTAATTTAGCCTCACCAAAACAATTAAGTGAATTATTATTTGATGAATTAGGATTAGATAAACGTAAGTCAACGAAAACAAAAACAGGCTATTCTACCAATCAAGCTATCTTAGAAAAATTGAAAGGTGATCATCCCATCATTGAGTATATTTTACAACATCGAATTTTAGCAAAATTAAAGTCAACTTATGTCGATTCTTTACCCACATTAATTAATCCTAAAACTAACAGAGTTCATACTAATTATAATCAAACTGTAACGGCAACAGGACGACTTTCTTCCTCTAATCCTAATTTACAAAATATACCCATTCGCACAGCTTTTTCTCGACAAATTAGAAAAGGTTTTATTCCTAAAAAAAACTGGCAATTTTTAAGTGCAGATTATTCACAAATAGAGTTAAGAATTTTAGCCCATTTAAGTAATGAGCCTATATTAATATCAGCGTATCAAAATAATTTAGATATTCATACTGTCACAGCTCAATTATTATTAGAAAAAGAAAGCATTACTAAGGAAGAAAGAAATTTAGGAAAAACTATTAATTTTGGTGTTATTTATGGTATGGGAGCTCAAAAATTTGCTAGAGAAAGTAATGTTAGTGTTGCTGAAGCTCAGAAATTTATTAGTATTTACCGAGAAAAATACAATCAAGTTTTTAACTATTTAGAAACCATGAAAAAAGAAGCCTTAGCGAATGGTTATGTCACGACAATTTTAGGTAGAAGAAGATATTTTCACTTTAATGATCGAGCATTAGATAATCTAAAAGGAAAAGATATTAATACCATAGATTTATCAAATTTAAAACTTAATAATTATACAGCACAACAATTAAGAGCGGCGGCAAATGCGCCTATTCAAGGCTCAAGTGCAGATATTATTAAATTAGCGATGATCAATTTAGATAAAATGTTAAGTAATTATCAAGCTAGATTATTATTACAAGTTCATGATGAATTAGTGTTTGAATTGCCTTTAGAAGAAATAGAAGAATTAACTATTAAAATTAAAGAAATTATGGAAAATATTATTCCTTTAAGAATTCCTTTAATTGTAGATATTCATACTGGAAATAATTGGATGGAAGCTAAGTAA
- a CDS encoding NAD(P)-dependent oxidoreductase, producing MKHKLAFLGLGVMGKAMYVNLHKSGQSIKAWNRTKNSPHVQSLPSEFQLNVVDSISEAVKDANIIFTCLGDVADVEDVFFNSEGVMKFAQSNSIIVDFSTIGSQSAQKISHKLQQKNIRFLDAPVSGGDIGARQGTLTIMVGGSLTDFQECEPYFNILGKNITYCGSAGSGQAVKLCNQVLASLHMIGVCEALKLAEKQGIDPHLVVDVCSTGAASSWALSNLAPKIIDSDYNPGFMIKHILKDLRLVKETLGENSDLPGVELAQKLFEIAAQLNQGEGYNLGTQAMMKSYINQ from the coding sequence ATGAAACATAAACTAGCTTTTCTCGGTTTAGGGGTTATGGGTAAAGCCATGTATGTTAATTTGCATAAAAGTGGTCAATCTATTAAAGCATGGAACCGAACTAAAAATAGTCCTCATGTTCAATCATTACCCTCTGAATTTCAGCTCAATGTCGTAGATAGCATCTCGGAAGCAGTAAAAGATGCTAATATAATTTTTACGTGTTTAGGAGATGTTGCAGATGTAGAAGACGTATTTTTTAACTCTGAAGGAGTGATGAAATTTGCTCAGTCCAATAGTATTATCGTTGATTTTAGCACTATTGGCTCACAATCAGCTCAAAAAATATCTCACAAATTACAACAAAAAAATATTCGTTTTTTAGATGCACCTGTTTCTGGCGGTGATATTGGTGCCAGACAAGGCACTTTAACTATTATGGTGGGAGGAAGTTTAACCGATTTTCAAGAATGTGAGCCTTATTTTAATATTCTAGGAAAAAATATTACTTATTGTGGTTCAGCAGGTAGTGGTCAAGCAGTCAAATTATGTAATCAAGTTTTAGCTTCTTTACACATGATTGGGGTTTGTGAAGCCTTAAAATTAGCAGAAAAACAAGGTATTGATCCTCATTTAGTAGTTGATGTTTGTAGTACAGGAGCGGCTAGTTCATGGGCATTAAGTAATTTAGCCCCAAAAATTATCGATTCTGACTATAATCCCGGTTTTATGATTAAACATATTTTAAAAGATTTGCGATTAGTAAAAGAAACCTTAGGAGAAAATAGTGATTTACCCGGTGTGGAATTAGCTCAAAAATTATTTGAGATAGCCGCACAATTAAATCAAGGTGAAGGTTATAATCTTGGTACTCAAGCCATGATGAAAAGTTATATTAATCAGTAA
- a CDS encoding helix-turn-helix transcriptional regulator, producing MYEQTSQKLELLPIVFHALSDPIRLNILDILNNQEMCVGNICDLLSIKQSKVSFHLKILKESGFVETRQQGRCIYYRLNQSQFNILREYVDKCQKPSLINNYHLQYVSA from the coding sequence ATGTACGAACAAACATCACAAAAATTAGAACTATTACCAATTGTTTTTCATGCTTTATCAGATCCTATTAGATTGAACATATTAGATATATTAAATAATCAAGAAATGTGTGTTGGGAATATTTGTGATTTACTGAGTATTAAACAATCAAAAGTATCTTTTCACCTCAAAATTTTAAAAGAATCTGGCTTTGTTGAAACTAGACAACAAGGACGTTGTATTTATTACCGATTAAATCAAAGTCAATTCAATATACTCAGAGAATATGTAGATAAATGCCAAAAACCATCTTTGATAAATAATTATCATCTTCAATATGTTAGTGCCTAA
- the phoU gene encoding phosphate signaling complex protein PhoU gives MALSHQLIGDGSQLQKQTSKVAQDVLRMGALVEESFRYCHKALFEGELEAVSIIKAQEREIDRYYREIEMHCASILTLQAPVAQDLRILSAFMQLVRDLERIGDYAEDLAEIALKLAIYTPHSCMPELAIMSKQAQVMLAKTMVALSELDSEAGEKIKLLDDTVDYAYESLYKTLAYQKDIKGVVEPIILLALAIRHLERMADHATNIAQRVSYIVTGQRN, from the coding sequence GTGGCATTATCACATCAACTCATTGGCGATGGTAGTCAACTACAAAAACAAACAAGTAAAGTTGCACAAGATGTTTTAAGAATGGGTGCATTAGTGGAGGAATCCTTTCGATATTGTCATAAAGCTTTATTTGAGGGCGAATTAGAAGCAGTATCAATTATTAAAGCTCAAGAGCGAGAAATTGATCGCTATTATCGAGAAATAGAAATGCACTGTGCTAGTATTTTAACCTTACAAGCACCCGTAGCTCAAGATTTGAGAATATTAAGTGCTTTTATGCAACTTGTGCGAGATTTAGAAAGAATAGGAGATTATGCTGAAGATTTAGCAGAAATAGCACTGAAATTAGCAATTTATACTCCTCATTCTTGTATGCCAGAATTAGCCATCATGTCGAAACAAGCACAAGTAATGTTAGCAAAGACAATGGTAGCATTAAGTGAATTAGATAGTGAGGCGGGAGAAAAAATTAAGCTGTTAGATGATACAGTAGATTATGCTTATGAAAGTCTTTATAAAACTTTAGCTTATCAAAAGGATATAAAAGGAGTTGTTGAACCGATTATCTTACTTGCTTTAGCAATTCGTCATTTAGAAAGAATGGCAGATCATGCGACTAATATAGCTCAAAGAGTATCATATATTGTCACAGGACAACGCAACTAA
- a CDS encoding creatininase family protein: MIHGFIPPERFFAYLTWQEIKMMTQKENTVIIQPIGAVEQHGYHLPLIVDSAISQGVLGKAFSLLKSEISAYGLPTIYYGKSNEHEGFAGTISLSATTLYTLIEETATSIYKAGFRKLILMNSHGGQPQIMEIVARDLHQKFPDLAIFPLFTWKVPNITNDLLTPQEKELGIHAGDAETSLMLALLPNQVKMDLAVKEYPRNLAPNSLLSMEGDLPFAWLTREVSKTGVMGDATVASKEKGELILTSLAQGWVKVIEQVYQFKINNEESEIIF; this comes from the coding sequence ATGATTCATGGCTTTATTCCCCCAGAAAGATTTTTTGCTTATTTAACATGGCAAGAAATTAAAATGATGACACAGAAAGAGAATACCGTGATTATCCAACCTATTGGAGCAGTTGAACAACATGGTTATCATTTACCCTTAATTGTAGATTCAGCGATTAGTCAAGGAGTATTAGGAAAAGCCTTCAGTTTGTTGAAGTCGGAAATTTCTGCCTATGGTTTACCAACTATTTATTATGGAAAATCTAATGAACATGAAGGCTTTGCTGGTACAATCAGCTTATCTGCAACTACTTTATATACTTTGATTGAAGAAACGGCAACAAGTATATATAAAGCTGGTTTTCGTAAATTAATTCTTATGAATTCCCATGGTGGGCAACCTCAAATAATGGAAATTGTCGCACGGGATTTACACCAAAAATTTCCCGATTTAGCAATTTTTCCTCTTTTTACTTGGAAAGTACCAAATATTACAAATGATTTATTAACCCCACAAGAGAAAGAGTTAGGTATTCACGCTGGAGATGCAGAAACCAGTTTAATGTTAGCTTTGTTGCCTAATCAAGTAAAAATGGATTTAGCGGTTAAAGAATATCCACGCAATTTAGCTCCTAATAGTTTATTATCGATGGAGGGTGATTTACCTTTTGCGTGGTTAACTAGAGAAGTTAGTAAAACTGGTGTTATGGGTGATGCGACTGTTGCGTCAAAAGAAAAAGGTGAGCTTATTTTAACATCTTTAGCCCAAGGGTGGGTAAAGGTAATCGAACAAGTTTATCAATTCAAAATAAACAATGAAGAATCAGAAATTATTTTCTAA
- a CDS encoding TldD/PmbA family protein has protein sequence MLAEELLELTLKKGISDVEVYQVQSHSRPISFEANRLKQIESSQATGFALRLWHNGCPGLAVAYGDFNPDDLINKALAISELNDFEQPLLNDNNRLIYPNSITEPNIHQLIAQGKDAIAIITDKYPEIITNLDIEWETETTTLVNSHGLYCLQTDNSYSASLGIELVREEDFLGIYDGEYSHDKIDLKRMINSVLKRVQWADKNTSIKNGKIPVLFTANGAITLWETISEALNGKRILDKSSPWSESLGKKVISSSLTLNQQPNLQPYNCPFDDEGTITQNLNLINEGVLNSFFSDKKTAQELGIMNTGNGFRPSLSSYPTPDLVNLVIEKGSLSLEEIIKNIEDGIIIDQILGEGADISGDFSFNIDLGYRIRKGEIIGRIKDTMLAGNVYQALNKVECVGNDLTWSGSCYTPSILINELSLVSG, from the coding sequence ATGTTGGCTGAAGAATTATTAGAACTAACTCTCAAAAAAGGTATTTCTGATGTAGAAGTATATCAAGTTCAATCCCATTCTCGTCCAATTTCTTTTGAAGCTAATCGTTTAAAACAAATTGAAAGCTCACAGGCTACTGGTTTTGCACTTCGATTATGGCACAATGGTTGCCCCGGATTAGCTGTAGCTTATGGTGATTTTAATCCTGATGATTTGATTAATAAAGCCTTAGCAATTTCTGAACTTAATGATTTTGAACAGCCATTATTAAACGACAATAATAGATTAATATATCCTAATTCCATTACTGAACCTAATATTCATCAGTTAATTGCTCAAGGAAAAGATGCGATCGCAATTATTACAGACAAATATCCTGAAATAATCACTAATTTGGATATAGAATGGGAAACCGAAACAACGACACTTGTCAATTCCCATGGTTTATACTGCTTACAAACAGATAATAGTTATAGTGCTTCTTTAGGAATTGAATTAGTAAGAGAAGAAGACTTTTTAGGTATTTATGACGGTGAATATAGCCATGACAAAATTGATTTAAAGAGGATGATTAATTCCGTTTTAAAAAGAGTACAATGGGCTGACAAAAATACATCAATAAAAAACGGTAAAATACCCGTATTATTTACCGCTAATGGAGCAATAACTTTATGGGAAACTATTAGTGAGGCATTAAATGGTAAAAGAATTCTCGATAAATCTTCTCCTTGGAGTGAATCTCTAGGAAAAAAAGTTATTTCCTCTTCTTTAACCTTAAATCAACAACCAAATTTACAACCCTATAATTGTCCTTTTGATGATGAAGGTACAATAACTCAAAATCTCAATTTAATCAATGAAGGAGTTTTAAATAGTTTTTTCAGTGATAAAAAGACTGCCCAAGAATTAGGCATAATGAATACAGGAAATGGTTTTCGCCCCAGTTTAAGTAGTTATCCCACTCCTGATTTAGTTAATTTAGTGATTGAAAAAGGTAGCTTATCCCTAGAAGAAATAATTAAAAACATTGAAGATGGTATTATTATCGATCAAATTTTAGGAGAAGGTGCAGATATTTCTGGAGATTTTTCTTTCAATATTGATTTAGGTTATCGCATCAGAAAAGGAGAAATTATCGGTAGAATCAAAGACACAATGTTAGCTGGAAATGTTTATCAAGCCTTAAATAAAGTTGAATGTGTTGGAAATGATCTCACTTGGAGCGGTTCTTGTTATACTCCTTCTATCTTGATTAATGAGCTTTCTTTAGTTTCAGGTTAA
- a CDS encoding Tic20 family protein produces MNWRNTTDWKDKLFAALVYFFPLYTALNFGVFLFQQFPILNIIKIPLIPLAIINQIPFGGLIIFFILFSAVVRNQNISHFIRFNTMQAILMEILLILVSLIFNVLLGALAGTLITETIFNTIFIGTLAACGYGMIQSASGKYPEIPLISEAASGQVPW; encoded by the coding sequence ATGAATTGGCGTAACACGACAGATTGGAAAGATAAATTATTCGCAGCCCTTGTTTATTTTTTTCCTCTTTACACTGCCTTGAATTTCGGCGTTTTTTTGTTTCAACAGTTTCCCATCTTAAACATCATCAAAATCCCCTTAATTCCCTTGGCAATTATTAATCAAATTCCTTTTGGTGGTTTAATTATCTTTTTTATTTTATTTAGTGCCGTCGTCAGAAATCAGAATATTAGTCATTTTATTCGTTTTAACACTATGCAAGCCATTCTAATGGAAATTTTATTAATTTTAGTTAGTCTAATTTTTAATGTATTACTAGGAGCATTAGCAGGAACACTAATTACTGAAACAATCTTTAACACTATTTTTATTGGTACTCTAGCGGCTTGTGGCTACGGAATGATACAATCTGCATCAGGAAAATACCCCGAAATACCTTTGATTTCCGAAGCTGCTTCAGGTCAAGTACCATGGTAA
- a CDS encoding fumarylacetoacetate hydrolase family protein, with product MAQRYVRVKTTTGHIYYGKLQLNRTVEVLDAPPWLNGKVTDQVLSESDYHLLAPCAPSKIVAVGKNYADHAAEMGSEVPKEPLIFLKPSSAVIAHLQNIVYPQQSQRVDFEGELALVIGDRTKNCTVEEAKSKIWGYTIANDVTARDLQKKDGQWTRAKGFDTFCPLGPWIVRELTSGARLTTIVNEEQPPKQSTLLSNMVFSPEKLVAYISQIMTLLPGDVILTGTPEGIAPLTVGDTVSIEIESIGTLTNQIEANHGI from the coding sequence ATGGCACAACGTTATGTGAGGGTAAAAACTACCACTGGTCACATTTACTATGGTAAATTACAACTTAATCGCACGGTTGAAGTGTTGGATGCTCCTCCGTGGTTGAATGGAAAAGTGACAGATCAAGTTTTATCAGAGTCTGACTATCATTTATTAGCTCCTTGTGCGCCCTCTAAGATTGTAGCAGTAGGAAAAAACTATGCAGATCATGCGGCGGAAATGGGTTCAGAAGTACCAAAAGAACCTTTAATTTTTCTCAAACCTTCTTCGGCGGTGATTGCTCATTTACAAAATATTGTCTATCCTCAACAATCTCAGCGAGTAGATTTTGAAGGAGAATTAGCTCTGGTTATTGGCGATCGCACTAAAAATTGTACGGTGGAAGAAGCAAAAAGTAAAATTTGGGGCTACACGATTGCTAATGATGTAACCGCAAGAGATTTGCAGAAAAAAGATGGACAATGGACTAGGGCGAAGGGATTTGACACATTTTGCCCTTTAGGTCCTTGGATAGTACGAGAATTAACTTCAGGAGCGAGATTAACGACAATTGTCAATGAGGAACAACCACCAAAACAATCTACATTATTATCAAATATGGTATTTTCTCCTGAAAAATTGGTAGCCTATATTTCTCAGATTATGACTCTGTTGCCAGGAGATGTAATTTTAACTGGCACTCCTGAAGGTATTGCACCTTTAACGGTGGGGGATACCGTCAGTATTGAAATTGAGAGTATTGGCACTTTAACCAATCAAATTGAAGCCAATCATGGAATATAG
- the rpsF gene encoding 30S ribosomal protein S6, with translation MSNTYEMMFILRPDLTHEQVNKQLHKYRDLLKQNGAEKVSVDVWGKRRLAYPIQKFLDGIYILTHYTGDGSQVALIERDMRLSETVIRYLTIKLDKGFEFEEKDIPELQSTPVATPVETTTAVVETEEVSLEDAPVIEAEAATEEVAGVEA, from the coding sequence ATGTCTAATACTTACGAAATGATGTTTATTTTGCGCCCAGATTTAACCCATGAGCAAGTAAACAAACAATTACATAAATATCGTGATTTACTCAAACAAAATGGAGCAGAAAAAGTATCCGTGGATGTTTGGGGTAAGCGTCGTTTAGCATATCCAATTCAGAAATTCTTAGACGGAATTTATATTTTGACTCATTATACTGGAGATGGTTCTCAAGTAGCCTTGATTGAAAGAGATATGCGCTTAAGTGAAACAGTAATTCGCTATCTCACCATTAAATTAGATAAAGGGTTTGAATTTGAGGAAAAAGATATTCCTGAATTACAATCAACACCTGTCGCCACCCCAGTAGAAACAACAACTGCCGTTGTGGAAACAGAAGAAGTAAGTCTTGAGGATGCCCCAGTGATTGAAGCTGAAGCCGCAACAGAAGAAGTTGCAGGTGTAGAAGCCTAA
- a CDS encoding DUF1818 family protein, whose product MIKKGKGWRIGWQEKISTYQGLIGAEDWAMELTTAEMQDFCRLLLQIHQGMADMTKHLMEEEIIICEAESDLMWLGAEGYPHNYSLRIILHHHRGCEGTWSENVTQDLIQATQSLKLF is encoded by the coding sequence TTGATCAAAAAAGGTAAAGGTTGGCGTATCGGATGGCAAGAAAAAATAAGCACTTATCAAGGCTTAATTGGAGCTGAAGATTGGGCAATGGAATTAACCACGGCAGAAATGCAAGATTTTTGTCGTCTTCTTTTACAAATTCATCAAGGTATGGCAGATATGACTAAACACCTCATGGAGGAAGAAATAATCATCTGTGAGGCAGAAAGTGATTTAATGTGGTTAGGTGCAGAAGGATACCCTCATAATTATTCTCTGCGTATTATCCTCCATCATCATCGAGGTTGTGAAGGTACTTGGTCAGAAAATGTAACGCAAGATCTGATTCAAGCCACTCAATCTTTAAAACTTTTTTAA
- a CDS encoding FAD/NAD(P)-binding oxidoreductase — MGNNQSFQILIIGGGAAGITVAAQLKQQNSNLTMAIIEPSENHYYQPAWTLVGGGEYLLEDTVKHEQNLIPHGVTWIKDYAENIDPDHNQVTTKAGKIYDYQYLVVCPGITIDWDKIKGLREYLGKDGVTTNYTKETAPYTWETIQNFKGGTALFTFPAGAIKCPGAPQKIMYLAEEAFTRQGIREKTKIIYGNATGKMFGVPTYCKPLEEIVDRKKIDVKYNHNLVEIKGDTKEAVFATENGNNITIEYDLLHVSPPMTTYDFIKQSAISNEQGWVDVDQYTCQHNKYKNVFGLGDSSSLPTSKTAAAIRKEAPVVVANILALMNKKTIQNKYNGYACCPLITGYGKTIMAEFDYDKKPLPSFPLDPTKERASMWFVKKYILPWLYWNRMLKGKAFEPDSWRFLLPKK, encoded by the coding sequence ATGGGTAATAATCAATCTTTTCAAATATTAATTATTGGTGGTGGTGCGGCGGGAATTACTGTTGCGGCTCAATTGAAACAGCAAAATTCTAACCTAACAATGGCTATTATTGAACCTTCTGAAAATCATTATTATCAACCTGCATGGACATTAGTTGGGGGGGGAGAATATTTATTAGAAGACACAGTAAAACATGAACAAAATTTAATTCCTCATGGCGTAACATGGATTAAAGATTATGCAGAAAATATTGATCCTGATCATAATCAAGTAACAACCAAAGCAGGTAAAATTTATGATTATCAATATCTCGTTGTTTGTCCAGGAATTACTATTGATTGGGATAAAATCAAAGGTTTAAGAGAATATTTAGGTAAAGATGGCGTTACAACCAACTATACTAAAGAAACTGCCCCTTATACATGGGAAACTATTCAGAATTTTAAAGGTGGTACAGCCTTATTTACGTTCCCTGCGGGTGCAATCAAATGTCCGGGTGCACCTCAAAAGATTATGTATTTAGCGGAAGAAGCCTTTACCCGCCAAGGGATTAGGGAAAAAACGAAGATTATCTATGGCAATGCCACAGGAAAAATGTTTGGTGTTCCCACCTATTGTAAACCTTTAGAAGAAATCGTTGATCGCAAAAAAATTGACGTTAAATATAATCACAATTTGGTTGAAATTAAAGGAGACACCAAAGAAGCTGTATTTGCAACGGAAAACGGAAATAATATTACAATTGAATACGATCTACTTCATGTTTCTCCACCCATGACTACCTATGATTTTATTAAACAAAGTGCGATCTCTAATGAACAAGGTTGGGTTGATGTTGATCAATATACTTGTCAGCATAATAAGTATAAAAACGTTTTTGGTTTAGGAGATTCATCCAGTTTACCTACTTCTAAAACTGCCGCAGCTATTCGTAAAGAAGCACCTGTAGTCGTGGCAAATATTTTGGCATTAATGAATAAAAAAACAATCCAAAATAAGTATAACGGTTATGCTTGTTGTCCTCTGATTACAGGCTATGGTAAAACGATTATGGCAGAATTTGATTATGATAAAAAACCGTTACCTAGCTTCCCTTTAGATCCTACCAAAGAAAGAGCGAGTATGTGGTTTGTTAAAAAATATATTTTACCTTGGTTATATTGGAATAGAATGCTTAAAGGAAAAGCATTTGAGCCTGATAGTTGGAGATTTTTACTCCCTAAAAAATAA